The Deltaproteobacteria bacterium sequence AGAAGCGGGAGGTCCGTGAAGTGATCGAAGACGAGTGTGTGGAGTGCGGCGTCTGCCTGAGGGCTGACGTGTGTCCGACCGACGCCATCTTCCAGCAGGAGCTGGCCTGGCCGCGCATCGTGCGCCAGGAATTCAGCAACCCCCTCATCCGTCATCCCAGCACCGACATCGGAGGACGGGGTACGGAAGAGATGAAGACCAATGATGTCACCGGCCGGTTCCAGGCAGGGTTTGCCGGAATCGGCCTGGAATTTGGCCGGCCGAGCGTTGCAACT is a genomic window containing:
- a CDS encoding 4Fe-4S binding protein, producing the protein MKIDPEKCSNCGTCQPYCTVGAIVESKKREVREVIEDECVECGVCLRADVCPTDAIFQQELAWPRIVRQEFSNPLIRHPSTDIGGRGTEEMKTNDVTGRFQAGFAGIGLEFGRPSVATRFSDVQTMAQALAPLGVQFETQNPVTALMIDKGKGLLKPEVLNEKALSAIIEFIIP